In Scatophagus argus isolate fScaArg1 chromosome 3, fScaArg1.pri, whole genome shotgun sequence, one genomic interval encodes:
- the nab2 gene encoding NGFI-A-binding protein 2: MSLPRTLGELQLYRVLQRANLLAYYETFIQQGGDDVQQLCEAAEEEFLEIMALVGMATKPLHVRRLQKALRDWAANPALFSQPVSNVPLGGIPLFKVDGTGASGPAGGPRKSVSNGQPGSPCEREDRACLTPMHSGSPRSPCSQASPQPPDTHYREKLSPMDPHWLSPEPDGNCTLASASGIEEEPPSPPLLSACPPGPSTSPSPSASFTPATLSAWPGGQLDNETAKAVVESVERLLRTLPRSDPAEVKTLLRMNKKMAKTVGHIFKMGSQDANKEEEIRKYSLIYGRFDSKRREGKQLTHHELIINEAAAQFCMRDNALLLRRVELFSLARQVARKCAYTSTLKHARTNADENSLLSQKRARHEVIVPESVSSLLGVEGSEGLTQRADDDSLSAESLDSVSHEIGSQCNQSPSPRPHTDTSNPANWSRHLIQQTLMDEGLRLARMVSHDRTGKLSLGSEGTRSADLDSKVERRSSVTACRSSSPCITKDDSNHRGK, from the exons ATGTCTCTGCCACGCACACTCGGGGAGTTGCAGCTCTATCGGGTGCTGCAGAGGGCCAACCTGCTGGCCTATTATGAAACCTTCATCCAGCAGGGTGGTGACgacgtgcagcagctctgtgaggcgGCGGAGGAGGAGTTCCTGGAGATCATGGCACTAGTTGGCATGGCCACCAAGCCACTGCACGTGCGTAGGCTGCAAAAGGCCCTCCGAGACTGGGCTGCAAACCCTGCGCTTTTCAGCCAGCCTGTCTCCAATGTCCCTCTTGGGGGCATTCCACTGTTCAAAGTGGACGGGACAGGCGCCAGCGGACCAGCAGGCGGGCCCAGGAAGTCCGTGAGCAACGGGCAGCCGGGGTCTCCTTGTGAAAGAGAGGATCGGGCGTGTCTTACTCCAATGCACAGTGGGAGTCCAAGAAGCCCTTGCTCCCAGGCCTCCCCACAGCCACCTGACACACACTACAGGGAAAAACTGTCGCCCATGGACCCACACTGGCTCAGCCCAGAGCCCGATGGGAACTGCACTTTGGCTTCTGCATCCGGAATAGAGGAGGAGCCGCCCAGCCCGCCTCTGCTGTCGGCGTGCCCCCCGGGTCCCTCCACATCTCCGAGCCCATCTGCTTCCTTCACCCCAGCAACCCTGTCAGCCTGGCCCGGAGGACAGCTGGACAACGAGACAGCGAAGGCAGTGGTGGAGAGCGTGGAGAGGCTCCTCAGGACCCTGCCCAGGTCGGATCCCGCAGAGGTGAAGACTCTGCTTAGGATGAACAAGAAGATGGCAAAGACTGTAGGGCACATCTTCAAAATGGGGTCCCAGGATGCGAACAAGGAAGAAGAGATCCGGAAGTACAGTCTCATCTATGGACGCTTTGACTccaagaggagagaagggaagcAGCTCACTCATCATGAG TTGATCATCAATGAGGCTGCAGCCCAGTTTTGCATGCGCGACAATGCACTTTTGCTGAGACGAGTGGAACTCTTTTCTTTGGCTCGGCAGGTGGCGAGAAAATGTGCCTACACCTCCACACTAAAGCATGCAAG GACAAATGCAGATGAGAACAGCTTACTGTCCCAGAAGAGAGCGAGACACGAG GTGATTGTGCCTGAGAGTGTGTCATCACTTCTCGGAGTCGAGGGCTCAGAGGGCTTGACCCAGAGGGCAGATGATGACAGCTTATCTGCAGAAAGCCTCGACAGTGTGTCACACG AAATCGGCTCACAGTGCAACCAGTCTCCATCCCCCCGTCCCCACACTGACACCTCCAACCCTGCCAACTGGAGTCGCCATCTCATACAGCAAACGCTAATGGATGAAGGGCTGCGACTGGCTCGGATGGTGTCACATGATCGGACTGGCAAGCTCAGCCTAGGTTCAGAAGGAACTCGCTCTGCAG ACCTGGACAGTAAAGTGGAGAGACGAAGCTCAGTAACAGCGTGCAGGAGCAGTAGCCCTTGCATCACCAAAGACGACTCGAATCACcgtggaaaatga
- the dnajc14 gene encoding dnaJ homolog subfamily C member 14 — MEREAAEKEMDGVTDNDEETPDGDYTSGTSSGQCATRQSDDDCEQVEKMAYLESQGTPNPATPQDSGIGEAEYFGSTEAKEDAEETSDLFEHDSTADHENLHVINQEEDEAAKEQFMNGESGWRNDGAGRKCKLRSSGSVSEQSSQSVFSSMQKGNVASSGGRHKQTRRRNHHHHHQQNRGRRRTGKQLILAFKEILSESLSFWCISCVHMMIEIIVTLTHNCGVGVETGGVKLYKFGQQLLMKITDIAGMKADAHRILKRTKCSVMDLVDKIVRSVKWGKTAALSSLRLVCALVILGSQWGKGVLVRLGGERGKRYWTAFQESRFWKNVSSLFERVRSRFRRDSHAVPSSPESPGRAGRGQPGQELERLLALAEVPEDELDPFTVLGVEVHATEAELKKAYRQLAVQVHPDKNKHPRAGEAFKVLRAAWDIVSNPETRREYELKRMAATELSKSMNEFLTKLQDDLKEAMNTMMCTKCEGKHKRFEMDREPAEARFCAECNRCHSAEEGDLWAESSMLGLRITYFACMDGKVYDITEWAGCQRIGISPDTHRVPYHISFGSKNNSNSTRHRTPSEHPTGPTNPAELQDFFNRIFKGGPPNDMAANGGFFPSGPPHHQPPGAGAPPFSPPPGQTSYYMPGGHRPESSETWAESGKPPRRRKKFRKPFQR; from the exons AtggagagagaagcagctgaGAAGGAGATGGATGGTGTTACGGATAATGACGAGGAGACCCCTGATGGTGATTACACCTCAGGCACCAGTTCTGGTCAGTGTGCAACCAGACAGTCTGATGATGATTGCGAGCAGGTGGAGAAAATGGCCTATCTCGAATCTCAGGGCACCCCAAATCCAGCCACTCCACAAGACTCTGGAATTGGTGAGGCGGAGTATTTTGGATCTACAGAGGCCAAAGAGGATGCTGAGGAGACTTCAGATTTGTTCGAGCATGACAGCACGGCAGATCACGAGAACTTGCACGTTATAAATCAAGAAGAGGATGAAGCTGCCAAGGAGCAGTTTATGAATGGTGAGTCTGGCTGGAGAAATGATGGAGCTGGAAGGAAATGCAAGCTGAGGAGCAGTGGATCGGTTTCGGAGCAAAGCAGTCAaagtgttttttcctccatgcaAAAAGGCAATGTTGCATCAAGTGGTGGTCGACACAAGCAGACCCGCAGAagaaaccaccaccaccaccatcagcagAATCGAGGACGCAGGAGGACAGGCAAGCAGCTCATCTTGGCTTTCAAGGAGATTTTGTCGGAGTCTCTGAGCTTCTGGTGCATATCTTGTGTCCACATGATGATTGAGATTATTGTCACGTTAACTCACAATTGTGGAGTCGGTGTGGAGACCGGAGGGGTGAAACTTTACAAGTTTGGGCAACAGCTCCTTATGAAGATCACAGATATAGCAGGAATGAAGGCAGATGCTCATCGAATtctgaaaaggacaaaatgCTCAGTAATGGACCTGGTGGATAAAATTGTTAGGTCAGTGAAGTGGGGAAAAACCGCTGCCTTATCTTCTTTGAGACTTGTCTGTGCTTTGGTTATTCTCGGATCCCAGTGGGGAAAGGGTGTATTGGTCCGCCttggtggagagagaggaaaacgCTATTGGACAGCTTTTCAGGAGTCAAGGTTTTGGAAGAACGTGTCGTCACTGTTTGAGAGAGTCCGAAGCAGGTTCAGGAGGGATAGCCATGCAGTGCCGTCCAGCCCTGAGTCACCCGGCAGAGCAGGGAGAGGCCAGCCAGGCCAGGAGCTAGAGAGACTGCTGGCCTTGGCTGAGGTGCCAGAGGACGAACTCGACCCCTTCACAGTGCTCGGCGTGGAGGTGCATGCCACTGAGGCTGAGCTGAAGAAGGCCTACAGACAGCTGGctgtccag GTCCATCCAGACAAGAATAAACACCCACGAGCTGGAGAGGCGTTCAAAGTACTGAGGGCTGCCTGGGATATTGTCAGTAACCCAGAGACACGACGAGAGTATGAGTT GAAGCGTATGGCAGCAACTGAGCTCTCGAAGTCCATGAACGAATTTCTCACTAAACTGCAGGATGACCTGAAGGAAGCCATGAACACCATGATGTGTACCAAGTGCGAAGGCAAACACAA gcgGTTCGAGATGGATCGCGAACCTGCTGAGGCCCGGTTCTGCGCTGAGTGCAACCGCTGCCACAGTGCTGAGGAGGGGGACCTGTGGGCTGAGTCCAGTATGTTGGGCCTACGTATCACATACTTTGCCTGTATGGATGGGAAGGTTTATGACATTACAG AGTGGGCTGGTTGCCAAAGAATAGGCATTTCACCTGACACACACCGTGTGCCGTATCACATCTCTTTTGGTTCAAAGAACAACAGCAACTCCACACGACACAG GACGCCCTCAGAGCACCCCACAGGTCCGACCAACCCCGCAGAACTGCAGGACTTCTTCAACCGCATCTTCAAGGGAGGACCTCCGAACGACATGGCTGCCAATGGGGGCTTTTTCCCCTCAGGTCCGCCGCACCATCAGCCACCTGGTGCTGGAGCGCCCCCGTTCTCCCCTCCCCCAGGCCAGACAAGTTACTACATGCCAGGGGGTCACCGTCCTGAGTCCAGTGAGACGTGGGCTGAAAGTGGCAAACCCCcgagaaggaggaagaagttCCGCAAACCCTTTCAGAGGTGA